GAAAAAGCAGGTGATTGGTTACGGAGAGCGCACCATGAATGAGATCGTTGAGGCCTATGTGAATCCAGACCTCCCGCCCGAGGAATGGGATGTCTCCCAGCTTGTGAGCAAGGTGAAGGAGTTTGTTTATTTGCTCGAAGATCTGCAGCCCGATCAACTCCAGGGCCTCTCAATGGAGGATCTCAAGGCCTTCCTTCAGGAGCAATTACGCAACGCCTACGATCTCAAAGAAGGGCAAATCGAGGAGTTGCGCCCAGGGCTGATGAGAGAGGCGGAGCGTTTCTTTATCTTGCAGCAGATTGATACGCTCTGGCGTGAACATCTGCAAGCTATGGATGCCTTGCGTGAATCGGTTGGATTGCGGGGTTATGGCCAGAAAGATCCGTTGATTGAATATAAAAATGAGGGCTACGACATGTTCCTGGAAATGATGACAAATATGCGCCGTAACGTGATCTATTCGATGTTTATGTTCCAGCCGGCACCTCCGGCAACGGCTCAGTCAACATCTGCTTGAGGGTTAAAGCCCGGTCTCGTCGACAATCAATATGTTTTTGACAATGCCCTGGTCTGCGCCAGATGCGTAAAGTAAAATTTCTAAGTTGTTCGTGTAGTGATCTAATTCGAAGCTCCAGCTACCATCTTTATTTGATTTGGTTTGAATGTTGTGAGAGATGTCGTGTTTGAGCTGAATTGTGATGCCTTTTGCTTCCAGTAGCTCTAATCGAATGCGGTAGTTCCCTTGGTGAAGGCTGCAATAAGGGCCATGGGCAATAAGATGAATTTTGGAATCTTCCGGAGCCGTGTAGCGAATTTCAGATGGTCCCGCTGGAATTGATTGGTGGTGGATGGAAGAGATGGATGTCGTTATCATCGCTGCGATCGGGATCTCGAGTTGGTTGGCTGCGAACTCAGGAAAAGCATTGGTGGTAGATAGTGGTTGAAGTTTCTTTGCTATCAGTGCTTTGTTGAGAAGTAGCAGATAGCCAGGGAAATTGATAATGTTTTCTGTGGAGATTCTTGTGAGGCGTCCTCTCGAGATGACTTGAAATAAGCCATAGCCTTGCTCGGTAGCTGTGTCCAGCATTGCTCTTAATGGCTTGGGTACAAGGCCATCTAAACATTCAAAAATGATGCCAAAAGTCTCGTTGTCATTCGCCATAAAGGTTATCGTTTGCTTCATCCCTTCAAGGACCTGGCCTTCATGATGTTCAACATCAATCTTCGCGAAGGATGGTTTATTAATCTTTTTTTGTTGTAGGAATGAGTCAACCGTTGTGGAATTCACCTGTACTTCCTTTCTTGTCTGGAGCTCGCTTCCTTGTTGCTCGCTTTGGCTGGACTGAGGCGTGACGCTGGCGCCTCCGGTGTGGTGAGGGTTCACCCAAAGACTTAAAGGGGAGGATGTATTTGATGCGGCGCTTTGAATCGCTTGGCAATGGCTTAAGCCGTTGTTGAAAAAATTCGTAGCACAGAGTTCATGCATTTCAGGGTTGGGCTCAAAAGCGAAGATCTGGGTGGGGATCCTCCGTGTGAGATGACCAAGTCGTGCCGCAAAAATTCCGCAATTGGCACCAATATCTAGAAATGTTCGTTCCCAATCCCATAGATATTGGGTGATTTGATAATTCTCTTCTTCGTAGGCTGAATCTCTAATCAGGTTGGCGGGAAAGCCGCAATCAGGAACATTGACGATGAAGAATAGGTTGTCAAGATTCCAGCTCGCGGTGCGATTAGCACCGAAATAAGAGGCCTGTCGATGGTTATTGCGTATGGCAAGGGTCTCGAGGTGTTGAAGACGGTTTTGGAAGCATTTCAGTTGATCGTCTGCTTCACGCAGTAGATGCGTTGTGTGGTCTAATTTTCGCTCTAAAGATTTCCCTTGACGGGTTGCTGATTCGAGTTGGTTTTCGATGGTCTTGAGCTGAGCCCCCACTGCTTCAATGTCTTTGGCGCTGGCAGGGAGTAATGCTTTGATCAGTCTTTTAATTCTATGCTTCCAGTATTGATGCATAATTCAAAAATGTACAATAGTCTTGGTTGGAACAATAATGGTAATCTTAAAAACAATTGTGTTTAATCCCCTAAAAACTCAAGGATTTCTCGATCCTTGAGGTTTTGGGATTGGCCTGCACTCCCTTCACGAATTGGACTCCCTGCTGATACGGCGTTAAGGCAGCTCTGCAATTCGCCAACCTGATTTTCCAGCTGATCAATTCGCTCCATCAGGTTGCGGATCACATTCGCTTCTGCATCCGGTAAGGCTGAGTGAGCGAGAGGGTTAATGCGGACACCGCTCTGGTGAATCACTCGTCCAGGGATGCCCACCACGGTGCAGTTCTGTTCCACACTGCGCACCACCACTGAGCCTGCTCCGATTCTTGTGTTAGCGCCCACCTCAATGGCCCCCAGCACCTTGGCGCCGGCTCCCACCACAACGTTGTTGGCGAGTGTGGGGTGACGCTTGCCGCTGTCTTTGCCCGTACCGCCGAGGGTTACACCTTGATAGAGCAGGCAGCGATCGCCAATTTCGCTGGTTTCACCGATTACCACTCCCATGCCGTGATCGATGAAGACGCTGCGGCCGATCGTGGCGCCCGGGTGGATCTCGATTCCGGTGATTCCTCGCCCCAGCTGGCTGAGAAGGCGTGCCGGCAATTTCAGCGGTAGGCGGGAGTGCCAGAGCCGATGGCTCAATCTGTGCAGGCTGATCGCTTGAAAGCCTGGATAGCAGAGCAGGATCTCGAGAGGTCCGCGCGCTGCTGGATCTCGTTCGCGGATGATCGCAAAGTCGGCCCGAATTTGATCAAGCATGGCCTTGCTGCTTTGAGCCTGTGGCTAGTGCGCTCATCATCTCGTGCGGGCATCCCTCATCGCGTCGGATCAGGGCCTGATCAGTGGCTGACCAGACCGATTTCCTTGCGGAGGAGCTCGATCGTGTCACCACTGAGGTAGCTCTCGGCGCAGTGCACTTGGGGCATGCGCATCAGTTGGGAGCGGTTTTGACGCAGGCTTTGCTCCACCAGCGGCATGCTGGGTCGATCACACAGCACGTGGCTGGAGGCGCGCAGAAGGGCCAGTAGCCTGCTGCCGATGTCTGGAGTGGCGGTCATCAGCAGCAGGTCGTTGCCGCGCATGCTGTGCAGGATCACCTCAGCGGCTCGCAGGATGCCGGGGCTAATGCTTACCAGGCCGACGCAGCTGCCTTGGCGGAGCTCTTTGAGCATCCCCAATTCCGCTTTGAAGTCGTTGAGATCCACGGCCACAGCGCGCACGCCGTGCTTCTTGGCGAGCTCTTCCACGGGCTGAAGGAAGTACCTGCTGGTCACCACCGTTCCATTGCTGGCGTTCTCAAGCACGCTCTCCAGCTCTTCCATCGGCACCACTTCCACGGGCACGTTGATGTTGGGTTCGAGTTCTTCTGCGATCAGCATCGAAGCGCCAATGTCTTCTCGTGGGGTGCTCACGAGCACCCGGGCGCCGCAGCGCAGGCGCCAATCGATTTCCCGCGTGAGCAGTTCTCGGGTTTGCTGCAGGGTGCAACCCGCGTTGAGCAGGCCATCCACGCACTTGCGCACCTCTCGATCGAGATCGGTGACGCCACGGTTGCGGATATGGGGCGGG
This portion of the Synechococcus sp. ROS8604 genome encodes:
- a CDS encoding FkbM family methyltransferase, giving the protein MHQYWKHRIKRLIKALLPASAKDIEAVGAQLKTIENQLESATRQGKSLERKLDHTTHLLREADDQLKCFQNRLQHLETLAIRNNHRQASYFGANRTASWNLDNLFFIVNVPDCGFPANLIRDSAYEEENYQITQYLWDWERTFLDIGANCGIFAARLGHLTRRIPTQIFAFEPNPEMHELCATNFFNNGLSHCQAIQSAASNTSSPLSLWVNPHHTGGASVTPQSSQSEQQGSELQTRKEVQVNSTTVDSFLQQKKINKPSFAKIDVEHHEGQVLEGMKQTITFMANDNETFGIIFECLDGLVPKPLRAMLDTATEQGYGLFQVISRGRLTRISTENIINFPGYLLLLNKALIAKKLQPLSTTNAFPEFAANQLEIPIAAMITTSISSIHHQSIPAGPSEIRYTAPEDSKIHLIAHGPYCSLHQGNYRIRLELLEAKGITIQLKHDISHNIQTKSNKDGSWSFELDHYTNNLEILLYASGADQGIVKNILIVDETGL
- a CDS encoding GntR family transcriptional regulator, with product MRFHIQQESDIPASTQLYNQICFAIAARHYPPGHRLPSTRQLAMQTGLHRNTISKVYRQLETDGVVEAMAGSGIYVRDQQKPREIRTPPHIRNRGVTDLDREVRKCVDGLLNAGCTLQQTRELLTREIDWRLRCGARVLVSTPREDIGASMLIAEELEPNINVPVEVVPMEELESVLENASNGTVVTSRYFLQPVEELAKKHGVRAVAVDLNDFKAELGMLKELRQGSCVGLVSISPGILRAAEVILHSMRGNDLLLMTATPDIGSRLLALLRASSHVLCDRPSMPLVEQSLRQNRSQLMRMPQVHCAESYLSGDTIELLRKEIGLVSH